From the Candidatus Methanosuratincola sp. genome, the window TTGATCATGTTGCAGGATTCATTCTTCATGAATACAGCGATAATTGATCTTAGCGGAGACGGTTTAAGAAGGCTGGAGTCCGCGCTGGAAGAGTTCTGCTCGGTGAGACTGAATGGGGAGTGCAAGGTAATAAGAAAGTTCGAGGTCAAGAGTTTTCTTAAATCCCTCAATCTAAATGAGGACTACTATTACGTTGGCATTCTTTCAAAGTTCAAGGACTTTAATGCATATATCATGATGATAATGGACACAGCAAGCGCCGACGAATTCATAAGCAGGATGACTGGGAAGCACTTGTATTTGCTGGACGAATTTAACGAGTCGGCACTGCAGGAGCTGGCGAACGTTACTGTGGGCATCTTGTCCTCCCAGCTATCAAAGGGATTAGGGAGGAGAGTGGACTATAGTATTCCCACGACGGCGGTAGATTTTCCGTCTGCCCTTCTAGACTTGCTTTTAGCCGAGATCTCCGAAAGCGAGTCGACTAAATGCATTGAGATCAGTTTCACGAGCAATTCATTGCCGATATTTACGAAGATGCTGGTGTTCGGAGACAGTTAGTAGGGGGATGCAATATAACCATCAAGCTCCGGATCGTGGACAGAATCAACAATTACACTGCTGGAGCCAACCTCATTGGGATAGGGGAGGGTGGATTTGTTCGGGGAAAACGAATAGCGACACTTGCCCTTGGCTCTTGTGTGGCAGTCATACTGTACGATCCAGAGGAGAACCTCGGGGGAATAGTCCATGCAATGCTGCCTTGCCCCAAAGGTATGGTCTCGTCTCCAATGAAGTACGTTGACATGGGCGTCTGCACGCTGATTGATGAAATGATTCTTTCAGGCGCTGACCAAAAGAGGTTAGTTGCCGCTCTCATCGGGGGAGGAACGATCTTTAATTTCGGAGGGGAGCTTGCAATTGGTAAGAAGAACGTTGAGGCCGCGAAGTCGGTGCTAAGATTAAAGTGCATCCCGATCGTAGTCGAGGAGACTGGAGGTAGGCGGGGTAGGAGCGTGGTCTTTGACGCATCCAGCGGCGAGGCCTTTGTTGCAGTCTCAAACCCGCCCCTCTTGGTCGGCTATGAACTTTTAGGCGAAGTCAAAGGATCGACAAGATAGTCACAGGTATTCGCCGGAGAATTCGTATGCAGCCGCCCGTTTCTGACGATGACCTTAAGAGAATCATGACGTTGATTAAAGATAGAGGCTTTTCAGTCGACGCATACAAGCCAGATTTCCTCAAGAGGCGAATATACGCCAGGATGATATCGACCAGGTCTCCAGCAGCTAGTGACTACCTCTTGTTTTTAAAGAAGAATGCTGATGAAGCCGTAACCCTTCTCGACAACTGCTCCATCAACGTCTCTGAATTCTTTAGGGATCCGCCGGTGTGGACCAAGGTCACTGAACTGATAGCTGAGAAGGTAAGGGAGAAGACAGGTGCGGGTAACCGCTGCTCAATCCGTATCTGGAGTGCAGCATGCTCCTGCGGCGAGGAGCCGTACACCATAGCGATGGCGGTCAAAGAGGCGAGCCGGAGGATGCCCTTCATCACAATAGACGCAAGAATCCACGCCACGGATGTGGATAAGGACGCAATAAAGAAGGGAGTTGAGGGTAGATATAGGGAGTGCTCGGTAAAGAGCATTCCTGCCGAACTGAGAGAGAGGTATTTGAAACGTGAAGGGGACTTTTACTCCGTAGTCGAACCGCTTAGACAGATGGTAAAATTCAGGGAACACAACATAATAGAGGATCCGCCTTTGATGTATTTCGATTTTATCTTCTGCAGGAACCTCCTGATCTACTTCTCTTTGAATGCCCAGAAGCGGGTCATAGAAAATTTTTGTACGTCACTCTTCAAGGGCGGATTCCTTGTGCTTGGCATGAACGAGGCGGTCCCGACAGGTATAAGCTGCTTAAAGCCCCTTGACACGAAGAGCAGGATCTACGTGAAAGTTTAGGTGCAGACTGTGTAACGGTGCTGCGTCTAGTATGGGAATGAAGGTCTCATTGTTCTTATTGAGGTGATGTTAAAGAGCCATCTGCTCCGCACCTTATACCGGACAGAAGAACCTGCAAGTCAGTCGTCGGCCCGACCTTCGACACAGGATAGGAAAAATAGTATTCAATTCTAGGATTTTCGTAGCTGATATTCATAATTTGCATTCCAATATAAGAAAAAAATCGTCTTTTAGTTTATAGATTAATTCATTTTTTTTTAAAATTAGACGCTACGTGATTGTTGTTTAAGCTAGTAAAAAAGTGAGGATTCGGAGTTTGGACGGAAAAAATCAAAGTTTGTGGCGACCTGATTTTAAATTTTCAGAAGGCTGGAAGTCCTGTTTTGGACGAAACCAAAAAACCAAATCAGTGATTGGACACTAACGTGCTAGGTCCGTTAATTACGAAAAACTTGCCCGTGCCGCAGGACCTTCTTCTCAAACCGGTTACACGTATCCCGCTTATTGACGGCCTGAAGGTGACGCGCGGTCGCCTCGCTGGATATGCACCTTCTACGGATCGGCGAGGGCTATCGCCAGGCGATTTCAATGTTAAATACGGTCGCCACTAAACTCCGTGGCAGTGGTCAAAATGGCGAAAAGAATGAATCGGAAAGGTTTGACGGGCATCGAGACTGCAATCATCGTCATTGCATTCGTGATCGCAGCTTCGGTCTTTGCCTTTGCGGTGCTCAACATGGGCCTTCTGACAACCCAAAAGGCGCAGGATGCAATCGTTTCTGGTGTGAGCCAAGCTCAGTCCTCGCTTAAGATAACAAGCGTATACGCGTTTTCGGACTCTGAAGGCTCAGATGCTAAAGTAAAACAGATAGCGATACTGGTGCAGCCATCTGGTACTGCCTCGGTTGATTTCACAGCAGAAAAGATAGCAATATCATACAAGAACGACTTGATGGCGATTCCTGATGTATATGAGGGCAGTGCCGCAAATGTCTTCATAAACAAGACTACTTTTACAAACGCTACATATGATGGGGACTTGGCTAAACTTGCCACCATATCCCAAAATTGCTTGGTAGTCGAAATACAGGGAGACGGAGATATGCTCTTGGAAGCCGGTGAAGTATTTGCAGTATACCTCAACTTAGCCAACGTCGATTCCGATAACGCTCCACTTGGCGTCTACAAACACTTTACGACCGAGATCGTACCGGGCAGCGGTTCAAAGCTGACCTTCACAGGAACGATGCCTGCCAGCATACTCAAAGTGATGGTGCTTACCGGGTCTTAAAAAGCCACCTTTTTTTTATTTTTTCTGTTTTTTATTTTTAGTGCAACGGCTACGGTACCGACTCCATTTTTGTTTGCTCTGCATCAGCCCCATTAAGTCCATTGGTTTTCTAGCGATTCCTGGTCGCCAGGAGTGATTTTACTTAAAGCCTTAGGAATGCCCATGATAATTGGATCTCAGGCATCACAGCATAGGGGGATCTTCTGGATGTCATTGTTAAAGGAAGAGGGCGAAGACATAGGGATGAAGGTGATCCAGCTAGAGGAGAGGGCGAACAAGCTGGAGAACGCTATGGCAGAGATGTCGCAGGAGACGAGGGCAGTCCTCAACGATGTACGTGTTGTCCTTACAGAGCTGGAGAACCCGATGAACTATCTCAAGGGGCTTGGTATCGACGAAGTCATGCTCACTATGGCTGAGAATATCACCGAGAACAAGCTCAAGGAGTTTATGGAGAAGCGTCTTGAGGCGCTCGTAAGGACTGTAGTCGAGGGTAGGCTCAAGGAGACTGTCAACGAGCTCATCGCGAAGTTCATGAACGAGCAGGTCGGCGGGATAATCGAGGGTAAGGTACGGGAGATGAAGGAGAAGGGTATACTGAACGTCCCGATTAATGTGGACGAACTGAAGGCTGCCCTAGACGAACGCCTATCGGAGGCGATCGATCTCGAAGAACTTGGCAAGAAGATTATGAAGGTCATGGAGGAGAAGTTCTCCGACAGTATCCGTAGTAAGATAGAATCAGACCTTAAGGAGGGACTGCTCCGGGAAGTCCTCTCCGAGATCGGTCGAGAAGGCACTTCTGCCGCACCGTCACGGAACCAATCCCGGGAACAGGTCAAGGGAATGCCCCAACAGCCGTTTCAGGCAGCCGGCGGTGTGACGATGGTGGGGGTCACTGCGTGTGCATCCGCACTTGTGAAGATGTTCGGTCGCCGTGGCGCGGAGCGTGTGGTGGACGACAACTACCGCCTCGGCAGAATCTCCGAGGAAACTAGGTCAATACTGATCAGGGCTATGAGCATAATCGCCTCCTCTGAAAGCCCGGACGCGGTCCAGGAGAAGGTAGCAGGAACGGAAGAGCACATGGTGGTCACCTACCTCTTCGAGAAGTTATCCAACGGTGGCACTGATATGGACTTCATAATTGCGATGAATCTCCTCGGTGGAAACGGTCGCAGGGCCTCCGATTAGAAATAGGGGGTTTATGGGCTTGGCCTCGAGTGTCATGACTGAGGGGATCCTGACGATAGCTGTCGTGATAGCCGCGACGGCAGCAGCGGGCATGTTCATACAGAGCAACCTTGTGCTGACCTCGTCTCAGGCGTATGCTTTCCAGGACACTAGGGACGCTATCTCAACATCGATAAGGATAGTCTTCGCAACAAACTCCTCAGAAGACGAGTTCAAGATCTGGGTCAAGAACGTCGGGAGGAACGAGATCTATCCGGGCTCAATCCAGAGGTTCGACCTCTTCTTCGGCAGGAAGGGTGCAGCGACTTACATCCCGTTTAACGGAACCGCGACCGGCTGGGCCTTTCTCATGGTGAACGACGTGGACCTGGACGGGAACCTAGACCCAGGCGAGACACTGGAGATCACGATAAGCGTCCCCTATGCAATCTCAGCCGGCGACTACCAGGTAAAGGTCAGCACCCACAACGGCGTTGCTGACACATTCTACTTCTCCGTTTAGGGGGTAAGGCGATGAGCGGGTTCGGCGGGGTCTTTGCGGCGGTCATGATCAGTATAATATTCGCCTCGGTCGTTACAGTAATGACCAATATCTCAGCCTCCTCGGCACTCCTCTCACACTCCGCCATGCAGCCGATCGAGAGGTCTGAACCCCATATCGAGGGCGGTGAATTTTCAGGCGATGCCTTCTTCGTAAACATCACAATGCTGGGCTCGAAGCCGGTGCGCATATCTGACCTCAGGTATGCTGACCTCTTTGTTGTCTACACCCACGAAGGAGGCAGGATATCGGAGAGGCTCGTCTACGGAGAAGGATGGACAATCTCCTCTGTGATGACTGGCGGGGTCGCAGGGGAGGCCGTTAATCCGATTAACTTGGAAGCTGGTACTGGTCTTTGGGACCCCGGTGAGACGGTCTGCATCACCGTCACACCAACGGTGCCTTTTAGCGGAGGCGTATGGGCAGTTTTATTGGCGCTGCCTGACGGATCGGTATGCAGCAGGAGCTTTGGAGGTTGACCTGATGGCAGATATGCAGAAACAATCGATGGTAAGGCTCGGAACAGGCGAACTAGACCGGCTCATAGGGGGGATACCGATGCCCTCGATGAACCTCATAGAAGGGGAGAATGACACTGGCAAGAGCGTCTTCGCTCAGGACGTCGCTTGGGGTGCCCTTATGTCCGGATTCACAGTCCGCTACATAACGACCGAGATGACGGTCGAGTCCCTCGTCTCCCAGATGGAGAGCCTCTCCTTCAACGCCTCCCCGTTCTTCATCAAGGGGATCTTCAAGATAACCGCCTTCCACGCGAAGGGAATCAATTGGGACGAGAGCATAGCCTCGAATTACCTGACGGTGATGCTCAATTTCATAAAGAAGAAGGGGGACGCCAACGTCGTCATATTCGACTCGCTCACGTATATAGCAACACACTCATCGGAGAAGGATCTCCTCAACTTCCTCTCGGAACTCAGAAACTACGTGGATCAGAGGGGGAGGATAGTCTTCGTAACCATCCACCCGTTTGCCTTCGACTCCAACCTCCTGATCCGGATTCGGTCTATCTGCGACGGTCACATGGTCTTCAAGGTCAAGACCCTTCCCAGCAACGAGACTGCGAGGACCTTGGAGATCCTCAAGCTGAGGGGTGCAGCTAAGGCGACTAACAATCTTTGCACGTTCAAGGTGGAACCGGGGCTAGGCATAAGGGTTCTGCCGTTTACACAGGTGAAGGCATAAGCAGGTCGGGGGAAGGCTAGCATAGGGACGGGTTAAAAGAAAGAATCGTGGTTGGATAGGGGTGAAAAGAGCTGGCTAACGAGGTCTCAGGTGGAGGGGCAGCAGGCCTTAAGGCAGACAACGGTCTCAACTGCTCCCTCGCCGACCTCCTTGGCAACGAGTACGGGGAATATGCGGCGAAGGCACCCCACCTCCACGAGTACGCACACGCTGCCCATAAGGATCCCGCCTTGGCTGGTGTCCAGCTCCAGTTCAAACCCTCGCTCTCGAGGGACCTCCGCCTCCTCAAGAAGTTCAGCATCATATACCCTGCCTCGGATAACATATTTATCCATGTCTTCAAGGGTGTCAGGGACGCCTACGGCAAGTACCGCCCCATAGAGCCGCGGCTGCCACCTGACAAGAAGGATCTCATAGACAGGACAGAGGTATTGCTTGCTTCGATGATAAACGACAAGACTGCCCAGCAGATAGCCGAGAAGAGGGAGGCTATGCTTAAGGAACTCTTTGAGGAGGTCGTTAAGATTGAGGGGTCGCCGATCCCGTCCGGAAAGAAGGGCAGGACACCGTCCCCTATGGTACTTAACAGGGATCTCTACGAGCGACTCAAGTACGAGATAATGACCGATAAGATCGGTATGGGGCCGATCGAACCCCTGATAAAGGACCCGTACATAGAGGATATCTCCTGCGATGGTGTAGGGCCTGTTTTTGTCGAGCACAAGATATTCGGGCCGATGACCACGACAATAGAGTTCAAGACCGTCCAAGATCTCGACACATTCGTGGTCAAGGTCTGTGAGAAGATCGGCAGGCCTGTTAGCCCAAGGAGACCGATAGTTGACGCCTCTCTTCTGGACGGGTCGCGCCTCAACGTCGTCTTCGGGACCGACGTCAGCAGGCGGGGGAGCAACTTCACAATTAGAAAGTTCTCAAAGATACCTCTCAGCATCACCCAGCTGGTCAAATTTGGAACACTCGATGCCAGGATGGCTGCTTATCTGTGGATGATGCTGGAGTCGGGCATGTCCATGTTCATCTGCGGTGAGACTGCCTCTGGGAAGACGACGACCCTCAACGCCATCACAGTCTTCATAAGGCCAAACGCAAAGGTGATCACAATAGAGGACACCCCTGAGGTCTACATCCCACACCCTAACTGGGTCAGCGAGTGCACGAGGAGGGGAGAATCTGAGTCCTCATCTGTTGAGCTATTCGACTTACTAAAGTCCGCTTTGAGGCAGAGGCCGAACTATATCATTGTCGGCGAGATCAGAGGTAGAGAGGGAAACATCGCCTTCCAGGCCATCCAGACCGGGCACCCGGTAATATCCACATTCCATGCAGCATCGATGCAGAAGCTTATCCAGAGGATCACCGGCGACCCGATAAACATCCCAGCTGCCTATGTCGACAACCTGAATGTCGTGCTCTTCCAGAGCAGCGTGAAGAGCCCCAAAACTGGCAAGTTCGAGAGGAGGGTCACCGGTATCTGCGAGATTATCGGTATAGACCCTGTTGAAAAATCCTACAACTTCATCGAGATCTTCTCATGGGACCCGGTTACAGACACGCATACGTTCAGGGGTGTAGGGAACAGTTATCTCCTCGAGTACAAGGTTGCACCTGCAAAGGGCCTCTCGCCTAAGGATGCGAGAAAGATATACAACGAGCTTGAATTGAGAACATACATAATAAAAAAACTGGTCGAGCTAAACATAATGGACTACTATGACGTCTACAACGCCCTCTCTAAGGTATACGACAACCCGTACATTGCGGACATGAACTTTGACAACTTCGCCACCAAGGCGATTGACAAAATTCTAAAGGGTGAGTGATTTGGGCGATAAAAAACCGGGGGTAAGTAGCAGATGACGCAGGTACAGGCCGAGACGAAGGAGATCCCGCTATGGATGCCCCAGAAGAGCGTCGAGGAGCTCCAGAAGATAGAGGCAAAGAAGGCAAGGGAGCGTTTCCGCCTGTCCTTAAGGGATCAGCTCGAGTCGCTTTTGTTTGCCAGAACTAACAAGAAGATCTGGCACTCTATGCCCTTTTTCATAATGCACATCCTCGCTTGTTCTTATGCCGAGGTCTCCTCCATAGAGCTCGTTAGAGTCAGCAGCAGGACCAGATACGGAGCTATCACCAGGGTGATGAAGCGTATAGGCGCACTCGTTGACCTGGGAATAGAACTCCAAAGGGCGTGCGAGATATCGAGAAAGGATATGAAAACCCCTTACCTGAGGGACTTCCTCCAGCGCTTTTCGCAGATAGCCAAGATGGGAGAGGATATGATCACCTTCTTGACTAAGGAATACAATTCCTTTATGACCATGTATACCAGTGAGATGGAGAGGACGCTGACAAGACTCAAGAGATTCACGGAGGCCTACAGCGCAATACTGTCTTCCTCGGTGCTTATAGTCCTGATTCTGGTCTTTACGAGCGTGCTCTGGGGCGCAGGTGTGGAGGCCACTGGCTACGTCATGCCTGCGATCCTCGTTATTTACGCAATCTTCGCGTTTATCTTCTACGTCTCCTCGCCCTGTGCGAGGAGGATCTCTCCCCACTATTTGGAAAAGGATCTGGCAAGCACAATCAGGTTAAGCAGGCTTGTCTTGAAGATCACAGTCGGGGTCAACCTCCTCCTGATCATGATGCTGACTTTACAGCTGATCCCATTGGCAGTCGGGTCCCTCGGTGCTGCTCTTTCTGGCCTCCCCGCTCTCCTCATAGGTTATATGGGCCTCAAGAGAACCAGGGGAATGTCATCTTTAGACGAACGGTTTCCTGAGTTCGTGACGATGCTCACGACCTCGCTTTCAACGACCGGAACTTCCCTTACCTATGCTTTCAGGGAGATCTCAAGGCTCGACTTCGGTTCGCTGAGCCGCTTCATAAAGAAGATGTACTCGAGACTCGAGATCGGTATAGAAAAGGCAATTGCATGGGACGCACTTAAGAAAGAAATCTCCAGCGATCTGATATCCATTCACTCCGAGGCGATAGCAGAGGCAAACAGGCTTGGGGCACCGGCGAAACTTTACGGTCCGCTTATCGCAAACTCATCCCTCTTTTCACTGACGCTCAGGAGACGAGTTGAGGAAACCGCGGCCCTTATGAAGGGAATCGTGGTTCCAATGCATCCGATCCTTTGTGCGATAATGGGATTAATTATGGCCATCCTGACACAGTTCATAGCAATCTTCTCCCAGTTTGAGCAGCAGGGTCTCCCAGTCATATTTGCCACAGTGCCTTCGTTGGCATCTATAGAAGCGTACATATACATCGTCCTAGGAACACTCACTTTCGTCAACGCATTCGTACTGCACGAGATAGGTGGCGAGCAGGAGTTCGACCTCACCTTCTACCTCGGCCTGTTCATAACGACCGGATGGCTTACCTACTTCTTCTGCTTCACATCCGTCTCGGCGTATCTCGAGAGCATTGGCCTGGGGAGGATGATCAATATTATAGGAGCATGAGGTGGGTTAGATGGAGTCAATATCTTCTATAATGATGCTCGCAGCGATCGCAGCTGCGGTACTAATGGCCGCCTCTATCTTTCTGATGGTTTTGATTGACTTGGTTAGGACGCTTAGGGCGAAAAGTATGCCCAAAAACCCGTCTGTTGTCCCCGTTCAGTCCCAACCGACATCTGTAGCGCAGGCAACCACCGTTAATCCGACGGGAGAAAAGAGGCGGATCATATTCAGGCGCACCCTCTTTACCGTCTGGTTCAACAGGAGGGGGAGACCTTCAGGAACCATCAAAATTACCAGGGCAGAAGTCGACCCTTCCTCTGACGCAGCTGCTGCTCCATCTACAGGTGCTGTAATCGAGCCTCAGGCAGTCACAAATGTTGCTGCTGATACGGCTGCAGTTACTGCTGCGACCGACGCTGTCACATCTCCTGCATCTGCAGAGTCGCAGGATGCCGTCCCTCTTGCCAGCCCGCCGGATGCACCAGCAGATGCGCCCTCTGCCCCGGATGCAGCAGGGTCATCTGAGAAAGAACCGCCGCTCGTGCCCCCTCAGGCACCCGTGCCGCCCAGTCCAGCAACCGAAGGCCCCCCTCCTACGCCTTCCGCACAGGTTACTTCTTCTTCAACCATGGGCCCCATGCCCAAGCAGACGCCAGCAACCACTCTTGGGGTGGGCGAAGGAAAGCCGGAGGACGGTCCCACAACAGGAGAGCAAAACGGCGAAGCCGAATCACAGGGAGAGGCAGAGGTCAAGGTCAAGGTGAAGCCCATAGCCAGCCTCTCTGAGGCGAGAAAGATAATTGAGGAGAAGGCCAAGCGTTCGACCAGCGCCCCTGCGCCTCCTCCGGACGTTTCGGCCACTGATGATGTGGCCTCGCTGCTCGGAATACCTGCAGACAGTAACGTAAAGGGAGTTGAGAGTAAGCCCAAACCCCAGCCCCAACCGACACCGAAAATCTCGGATAAAAGCGGTTCCGTTTCATCTCCAGATCTGGAAGAGTCCAAGGTGCAAAATGGAGATGAAATAACGGCACGCTTCTCACCAGACGACCCTGCTGCACTGCTCGAGAGGAGGGATGCTTCGACAGAAGCCATGGATATCTCAAAGCAGCTCATTGAATTAAAAGATTCATTGTTAAAACTAGAAAAGAAGCTGAAGAGCCTGAAGCACGAAGAGGTGTGATTACTGCAGATTTTTTACTGGAATCACTTCGAATGAACTTTACCAACGTCACCATTCCAAAAGACAACTTATAAATAACTTCTTCAGCCATGTGTTAAAAGGTGTCGATAATGGTAGACTTTTTCGTGACTACAACCGACCAAGTTCCAGGCTACAGGGTGGTTAAGATACTTGGAATAGCAAGAGGTGCAACGGTAAGGGCAAAGCACCTTGGGAAGGACATTGTGGCCGGTCTGAGGAACATCGTAGGCGGAGAAGTGAAGGAGTATACAGAAATGCTCGCAGAGGCTAGAGACATCGCCCTTAATGGGATGGTGCAGAACGCGAAGGAGATGGGTGCTAACGGAGTCATCGGAGTGCGGTTTATGACCTCTTCTGTAGCTGCAGGCGCCGCGGAGGTCTTTGCCTACGGGACAGCGGTCATGCTCGAGAAAGAGTGATTGATTAATCACTTCATTTTTTACATGCGTTCCAAACTTCTGGGGATCATTTGCACTAAAGTTAAATCGGGTGAATTCCGACCTTTGCTTCTGCCCTGCTTTCCGCCAAATGGAACCGATGCGATCTTGCCAAAATGCTATATGCCTGTTTCATACAGAAAGAGTTCTGCATTAGATGTTTTTTAGGGAATTGCCTTTTTAAATGGAATTTTGTATTGTATTTTACAGGAGATCAGAATTTCATTCGTTTTTTGCCGGAATTGTTTGAATCGCCTCAACCCAAAACCCTAAATCCTCCCCGTGCAGAGTAGTATCAGGTGCAGCAGATGCCCAGGCGGAAGACGAGAAAGTCGCTTAAGAAGATAATCGACGAGGCTGAGGAGCAGGCAGAAAAGAGGGAACTCTCCTTGGGGCGCCCGCTGGTCGAGGAGATCGACGACCTAGTCTGGCACGAGGACGAGATCGTCATATACTCCCCCACGATGATAGACCTCCCGGCAAAGGTCTTCAAGATGATGGCAGGGGGGCTCAAGCGCCGCGGCTTCAAGGTCTACAGGCAGAAGGGCGTCGAGCTCAGGAACGACCGCCTGGTAAAGACGGACAGGTACATCGTAGAGGGCGAGGGGGCAGCCGAGGAAGCTGCGATCTGCGCGAAGCTGAACAACCTCTCGATTGTCGAGTCTTGCTGAATGCAATGAAGTAAGGCACAAAATACTGATTAAATTTTTGACACACACTAATTTAAATTATATCATTTAATTCAGAATTTGTCGATCAAAAAGTTCCTGTGCGGCCAATCTTTCAGTTAATGATCTGTTGAAGAGAGTTTTGGGCGCTCGCTTCTAAGACACCCGCCTCATTTCTTTTAATTTTATTTCCTTCTTCTTTCTTTCCACCCTCTCCCATCTTGTTCAGCCTGAATATGCTTCTTTTCCAAAACTGATGGCAACAGTTCACTCCAGTGTATTAACGTCTAGCGAATTTTAGCCGTGAGCATTTTAAAATAAGCGAAAGGGGCGTATGCATATTGGATCGAACCAGCGCAACGGCAACAAAGCCGGGAGTTGCACCGTGAGCATGATGGGCGACGTCTGGAAACAGCATGCACAGAACGTGCAGCGGAATGAGGTACCAGCGTTAACACGAGCACCAGAAACCGGAGGCGGACGGGAAGAAAAAAAGAGGTCTTGATAGAATGAGCCTGACACAGAGGAACCAGAAGGGGAGCATGGCGAACGGCGGGTAGCGAAGTCAAAGCAAAGCGAAGGAAACGGGGGGCGCACAGGAGAGGAAAATAAAAAGCAGGTTGCCGCGCGGGAAGGATCGCCCGGCGTCGTGGGCAGATGGGAAAAGGAGGGGAAGAGGACGATACGCGGCCACTCATGGATGCATAGCACGGTAAGGACATGTCAACGCCGGATTTCAAACCGTAACTACCCATGGGGAAGGAGGTAAGGCAGGGGGGAGTAGAGCATTATAGAGTAAAGTAAAACGGGGCGACAGAGCCGGCCGAAGCTGAACCGCCTCGGGACGGATGTATCTGAACACTTTCGCTTGCCCATAAATCCATGAAAGAGTTTTTAAATCCCCTTCTTGGATAACTTTGGGAAGGTGTATCCGTTGGAAGAGCACAAGATGGCGCGCCTAGTAGCGCTCCTCCTCCGGGTTGAGTTCGACCTCGAGGAGGTCTCCGACGCGGTGCTGGAGGAGGCGAAGAGGGCGACTGGGAGCACCCTCGGCTTCGTCGGGACTATAGACCCGAAGACGGGAGCGCTCGTCGGGCACACGACAAGGAAAGTGCCTGGGTGCGCGGTGCAGGGCGTCCCGGCGAGGGAGCCCGTGGCCCTTAAACCGGGTTCGGACGGGAAGTACCCTGCCCTGCTGGGACATGCATTGAACACGAAGATCCCGTTCTACACGAACTCGCCTGGGGAGCACCCAGCCTCGAAGGGGACGCCCGCGGGGCACGTCCCGATAAGGCAGTTCCTCGCCGTGCCCGTGTCGATGGACGCCCACTTCCTGCCGATGGGCCTGATCGCGTTGGCCAACCCGGAGAAAGGCGAGTACAACGGGGACGACCTCGAGCACGTCTGCAGGGTTGCCTACTTCTTTGCCCTGGCGCTCCAGAGGAGGCTCCTCGAGGACGCGGTCAGGAGGAGCAGGGACCGCTACATGGGCCTCTTCGAGGGGGCGCCGGTACCGCTGTTCGTCATAAGGGAGGACGGGGTCTTCGAAATGGTCAACAGGACGTTCTGCGCGCTCACGGGCTACACAAAGGAGGATATCGAGGGGAAGAGTAGCTGGCAGGAGTTCGTCCACCCGGAGGACCTGGAGAGGTTGCGCGGCTACCGGAGGAGGCGGCTCGCTGGTGAGGAAGCGCCCAATTCCTACGAGGTGAAGGTGATGAGGAAGGACGGTACCGTAGTCGAGTGTCAGCTGTACATAGTGTCACAGAAGGGCGGCGAGATATTGGGCGCGCTGGCGGACCTCACCGAGGTGAAGAGAGCCAAGAGGGAGCTGGAGAGGGCCAATAAAGAGCTCGAGAAGTACTCGGAGCATCTCAAGGAGCTCGTGGAGGAGAAGACCCGCGAGTTGGTGG encodes:
- a CDS encoding type II secretion system F family protein; translated protein: MTQVQAETKEIPLWMPQKSVEELQKIEAKKARERFRLSLRDQLESLLFARTNKKIWHSMPFFIMHILACSYAEVSSIELVRVSSRTRYGAITRVMKRIGALVDLGIELQRACEISRKDMKTPYLRDFLQRFSQIAKMGEDMITFLTKEYNSFMTMYTSEMERTLTRLKRFTEAYSAILSSSVLIVLILVFTSVLWGAGVEATGYVMPAILVIYAIFAFIFYVSSPCARRISPHYLEKDLASTIRLSRLVLKITVGVNLLLIMMLTLQLIPLAVGSLGAALSGLPALLIGYMGLKRTRGMSSLDERFPEFVTMLTTSLSTTGTSLTYAFREISRLDFGSLSRFIKKMYSRLEIGIEKAIAWDALKKEISSDLISIHSEAIAEANRLGAPAKLYGPLIANSSLFSLTLRRRVEETAALMKGIVVPMHPILCAIMGLIMAILTQFIAIFSQFEQQGLPVIFATVPSLASIEAYIYIVLGTLTFVNAFVLHEIGGEQEFDLTFYLGLFITTGWLTYFFCFTSVSAYLESIGLGRMINIIGA
- a CDS encoding YbjQ family protein codes for the protein MVDFFVTTTDQVPGYRVVKILGIARGATVRAKHLGKDIVAGLRNIVGGEVKEYTEMLAEARDIALNGMVQNAKEMGANGVIGVRFMTSSVAAGAAEVFAYGTAVMLEKE
- a CDS encoding PAS domain S-box protein yields the protein MEEHKMARLVALLLRVEFDLEEVSDAVLEEAKRATGSTLGFVGTIDPKTGALVGHTTRKVPGCAVQGVPAREPVALKPGSDGKYPALLGHALNTKIPFYTNSPGEHPASKGTPAGHVPIRQFLAVPVSMDAHFLPMGLIALANPEKGEYNGDDLEHVCRVAYFFALALQRRLLEDAVRRSRDRYMGLFEGAPVPLFVIREDGVFEMVNRTFCALTGYTKEDIEGKSSWQEFVHPEDLERLRGYRRRRLAGEEAPNSYEVKVMRKDGTVVECQLYIVSQKGGEILGALADLTEVKRAKRELERANKELEKYSEHLKELVEEKTRELVEKERLATVGQVALMVGHDLRNPLQAVMNLAFIMKEAAEEARMCAEEPACAGSEQGTYALSRQEGALKEGSSAEPQETAREHLFRFADTVSGLAEKLEKGARYMDKIVSDLQELGRPFNPERDLSRVSLRSVLDLALSGVDVPGNVELLVEGGEDEDVVIPQQLTARALKNLVINAVQAMPDGGRLTLGAKILHTPAPAEGKATTDTNATGTGAAEAVFTVSDTGAGIPPGVMKELFKPFRTTKAKGTGLGLAIVKRIADAVGGSVEVESAPGKGTKFTLRVPVKFAPC